The following proteins come from a genomic window of Coffea arabica cultivar ET-39 chromosome 11c, Coffea Arabica ET-39 HiFi, whole genome shotgun sequence:
- the LOC113715342 gene encoding cyclin-J18-like isoform X2, producing the protein MKNSSRELCSCTRPRVLEFLIHCAQELDVSPMVKYSALTLFAERFYPSLSRFQDDRIKENWLLHPMTESNLQLFALTSLWISSKMHDSPPLSVKCLKSLGDKFIKDQHFTARDLLEAVLEFKIGTLNIAFTHLEELLIQLKGVAQIGEYVKLGDCLDIMDILYEKEETMVVAYVIMVPKQRWEFPILPWGNR; encoded by the exons atgaAGAACAGCAGCAGAGAGCTTTGCTCATGTACCAGGCCCCGAGTATTGGAATTTCTCATCCATTGCGCTCAG GAACTGGATGTTTCTCCAATGGTGAAATACTCTGCCCTTACTCTGTTCGCCGAGCGCTTTTACCCATCTCTCTCCAG ATTCCAAGACGACAGGATCAAAGAAAACTGGCTTCTACATCCCATGACAGAAAGTAACCTACAGTTGTTTGCACTTACTTCATTATGGATCTCAAGCAAA ATGCATGATTCCCCTCCGCTGTCTGTCAAATGTTTGAAGAGTTTAGGAGACAAGTTTATTAAAGATCAGCATTTCACTGCAAGAGATCTCCTGGAAGCA GTATTGGAGTTCAAGATTGGCACATTGAACATTGCTTTTACACATCTGGAAGAACTTCTCATTCAATTGAA AGGAGTTGCTCAAATTGGAGAATATGTAAAGCTTGGAGATTGCTTAGATATTATGGATATACTTTACGAGAAGGAGGAGACAATG GTTGTTGCTTATGTGATCATGGTTCCCAAACAAAGGTGGGAGTTTCCTATACTTCCTTGGG